A genomic region of Chryseobacterium sp. KACC 21268 contains the following coding sequences:
- a CDS encoding type II toxin-antitoxin system RelE/ParE family toxin, which translates to MKSRIDFSPFVKTDLREIKDWYKKINRKLVDRFFEEFENEIKFLGRNPLSKEIKYNDCRICYLKSFPFGIHYQYFDSNHSILIIGVYHTSRNPEIWENRL; encoded by the coding sequence ATGAAAAGTAGAATTGATTTTTCTCCTTTTGTAAAAACAGACTTAAGGGAAATCAAAGATTGGTATAAGAAAATAAATAGGAAATTAGTCGATAGATTTTTTGAAGAGTTTGAAAATGAGATTAAATTTCTGGGGCGAAATCCTTTGTCAAAGGAAATTAAATATAATGACTGCAGAATTTGTTATCTGAAAAGTTTTCCATTTGGAATTCATTATCAATATTTTGATTCAAATCATTCAATCTTGATTATTGGTGTTTATCACACTTCAAGAAATCCTGAAATTTGGGAAAATAGATTATAA
- a CDS encoding S9 family peptidase, giving the protein MKKVLFAVVTMTAVFSQNTYAQEITLDKIYSGYYRGKGIAGIASLNDGENYATIEKDGIAKYNYKTSQKSGNIVDGKFESYIFSADESKILLQKESESIYRHSFLGKFDVKDLKSNKVMPLNNGNYIQEPKFSPDGSKVAFIVDNNLFYQDLTSGKITQITNDGKKNSIINGLGDWVYEEEFGHADYYQWNKAGDAIVFVKFDESKVPEIYIPIYGKSLYPTEMRYKYPKAGETNSTVSAQLYQLNSGKTTALNIAGFENHYIPQIWQTNDANEIVIATSNRHHSKVDLIKVDTKSGNLTKLFSETDNAWIETDNLTLEFLDDNSFLWASERDGYRQLYWYDKSGKLKKQVAKGNWEITDYYGYNPKTKEAYIQTTEKGSLNKVVSKLNINSGKTTLISYPEGNNSASFSKTFNYFINTTSTAGTPYKYVLKDASGKEIKELQNNNELLSKLQKDSFVTKEFITIPNSAGDQLNAWIIKPKNFDPNKKYPLFMFQYSGPGSQQVSNSWDGGNAIWFEMLAQKGYIVACVDGRGTGFKGSKFKKVIYKQLGKYEIEDQISSAQWFGNQSYIDKSRIGIFGWSYGGYMSSLAMTKGADVFKLGIAVAPVTNWRYYDSVYTEKFLQTPQENPEGYDQNSPTTFAQLLKGKFLLIHGTADDNVHFQNSMEFSEALIQNKKQFEFMVYPDKNHGIYGGQTRPQLYEKMTNFILENL; this is encoded by the coding sequence ATGAAGAAAGTCCTTTTTGCTGTCGTTACGATGACAGCAGTTTTCTCACAAAACACTTATGCTCAAGAAATTACACTCGATAAAATCTATTCCGGCTACTACCGCGGAAAAGGAATCGCTGGAATTGCATCCTTGAATGACGGCGAAAACTACGCTACCATCGAGAAAGACGGCATTGCAAAATACAATTACAAAACGTCCCAGAAATCTGGAAACATCGTGGATGGGAAATTCGAATCGTATATTTTCTCTGCCGATGAATCCAAAATCTTATTGCAAAAAGAAAGTGAGTCGATTTACAGACATTCATTTTTGGGGAAATTTGATGTCAAAGATTTGAAATCAAATAAAGTAATGCCTCTTAATAATGGCAATTACATCCAAGAACCAAAATTCTCTCCGGACGGAAGCAAAGTCGCTTTCATCGTTGACAATAATTTATTCTATCAGGATTTGACTTCAGGAAAAATAACTCAAATTACGAATGACGGAAAGAAAAATTCTATCATCAACGGCCTTGGTGACTGGGTTTATGAGGAGGAATTTGGTCACGCAGATTATTACCAATGGAACAAAGCCGGTGATGCGATTGTTTTCGTGAAATTTGACGAGTCAAAAGTTCCGGAAATCTACATTCCAATCTACGGAAAATCGCTTTATCCAACCGAAATGCGATACAAATATCCAAAAGCCGGAGAAACCAACTCAACGGTTTCTGCTCAATTATATCAATTAAATTCAGGGAAGACAACAGCTTTGAATATCGCAGGCTTCGAGAATCATTATATTCCACAAATCTGGCAAACCAATGATGCGAACGAAATCGTCATCGCCACCAGCAACAGACATCACAGCAAAGTTGACTTGATTAAAGTGGACACAAAATCCGGAAACTTAACCAAACTGTTCTCGGAGACCGACAACGCCTGGATAGAAACCGACAATCTGACTTTGGAATTTTTGGATGACAACTCATTCCTTTGGGCTTCGGAGCGTGATGGTTACAGACAATTGTATTGGTATGATAAATCCGGAAAACTGAAAAAACAAGTCGCAAAAGGCAATTGGGAAATCACCGATTATTATGGTTACAACCCAAAAACGAAAGAAGCTTACATCCAAACGACAGAAAAAGGAAGCTTGAACAAAGTTGTTTCCAAACTGAACATAAACTCTGGAAAAACCACGTTGATTTCTTACCCTGAAGGAAACAACTCGGCAAGTTTCAGCAAGACTTTTAATTATTTTATTAATACAACTTCAACAGCTGGAACACCTTATAAATATGTCCTGAAAGATGCGTCTGGAAAGGAAATTAAGGAACTTCAAAACAACAACGAATTGCTTTCCAAACTTCAGAAAGACAGTTTTGTAACGAAGGAATTCATCACAATCCCAAACTCTGCAGGCGACCAACTGAACGCTTGGATTATTAAACCAAAAAACTTTGACCCGAACAAAAAATATCCATTATTTATGTTCCAATATTCTGGTCCGGGTTCTCAGCAAGTTTCAAATTCTTGGGACGGCGGAAATGCAATCTGGTTCGAAATGCTGGCTCAGAAAGGTTACATCGTCGCTTGTGTGGACGGCCGAGGAACTGGTTTCAAAGGTTCGAAATTCAAAAAAGTGATTTACAAACAATTGGGAAAATATGAAATAGAAGACCAAATCTCTTCCGCTCAATGGTTTGGAAATCAATCTTATATCGACAAATCACGAATCGGAATCTTTGGTTGGAGCTATGGAGGCTATATGAGCTCATTGGCAATGACAAAAGGTGCTGACGTTTTCAAATTGGGAATCGCTGTGGCGCCGGTGACAAACTGGAGATATTACGACAGCGTTTACACAGAAAAATTCCTCCAAACACCACAAGAAAATCCGGAAGGTTACGACCAAAACTCACCAACGACTTTTGCGCAGTTATTGAAAGGGAAATTCCTCTTAATTCACGGAACAGCTGATGACAACGTGCATTTCCAGAACTCAATGGAGTTTTCCGAAGCATTGATTCAAAACAAAAAACAGTTTGAATTTATGGTTTATCCGGACAAGAATCACGGCATCTATGGTGGACAAACCAGACCTCAACTTTATGAGAAAATGACGAATTTTATTTTGGAGAATTTGTAA
- a CDS encoding rhodanese-related sulfurtransferase, whose protein sequence is MQLYNTLSAEERARLIDEAGKERLTLSFYAYAKIENPKKFRDDLFIAWNALDALGRIYVAHEGINAQMSVPADQFEAFRETLEAYDFMKGIRLNVAVEQDNHSFLKLTIKVRNKIVADGLNDETFDVTNIGIHLKAQEFNDLLANPDTIVVDFRNHYESEVGHFEGAITPDVENFRESLPIINEQLQDFKEDKNLLMYCTGGIRCEKASAYFKHQGFKNVYQLEGGIIEYARQVKEEGVESKFVGKNFVFDHRLGERITDDIISQCHQCGKPCDNHTNCANDACHLLFIQCDECKAVMENTCSSECLEIIHLPVEEQLALRKGLQVGNKVFRKGKSEALKFKNSGDLTDKPLAKAKDIRQKIKVKKTLIGKAEHYYTKSKIAQFLLSNELSVGDKVLISGPTTGEQEIVINEMVVEGNSVSTAKAGDQITFELPFRVRLSDKLYKIV, encoded by the coding sequence ATGCAACTGTACAACACCTTAAGCGCAGAAGAAAGAGCCAGACTTATTGATGAAGCTGGTAAGGAACGCCTTACATTGTCTTTCTATGCGTATGCCAAAATTGAAAATCCAAAGAAATTTCGCGACGACTTATTTATAGCCTGGAACGCCCTGGATGCGCTCGGCCGAATCTATGTGGCGCACGAAGGTATCAATGCTCAGATGAGTGTTCCTGCGGACCAATTTGAGGCTTTCCGTGAGACTTTGGAAGCTTACGATTTTATGAAAGGCATTCGCTTGAATGTGGCTGTGGAACAGGATAATCACTCATTTTTGAAGTTGACTATAAAAGTTCGAAACAAGATTGTTGCGGATGGTTTGAATGACGAGACTTTTGATGTGACGAATATAGGAATTCATCTTAAGGCGCAGGAATTCAATGATTTGCTGGCGAATCCGGATACAATTGTGGTGGATTTCAGGAATCATTATGAGAGTGAAGTCGGTCATTTTGAAGGCGCGATTACGCCTGATGTAGAGAATTTTCGGGAAAGTTTACCGATTATCAATGAGCAACTGCAGGATTTCAAGGAAGATAAAAACCTTTTGATGTATTGTACCGGCGGAATCCGTTGTGAGAAAGCTAGTGCCTATTTTAAGCATCAAGGTTTCAAAAATGTTTACCAATTGGAAGGTGGAATCATTGAATATGCGCGTCAGGTAAAAGAGGAAGGTGTTGAAAGTAAATTTGTCGGGAAGAATTTTGTGTTCGACCATAGATTAGGCGAAAGAATCACCGATGATATTATTTCGCAGTGTCATCAATGTGGAAAACCTTGTGATAATCATACAAATTGTGCGAATGATGCTTGTCATTTGTTGTTTATCCAATGTGATGAGTGTAAAGCTGTGATGGAAAACACTTGTTCTTCGGAATGTTTAGAAATCATTCATTTGCCTGTGGAAGAGCAATTAGCTTTGAGGAAAGGACTTCAGGTTGGTAATAAAGTTTTCCGAAAAGGGAAGTCTGAAGCTTTGAAGTTTAAAAATTCAGGTGATTTGACCGATAAACCTTTGGCTAAGGCAAAAGATATTCGTCAGAAAATTAAAGTGAAGAAAACCTTGATAGGAAAGGCGGAGCATTATTATACTAAATCAAAAATTGCTCAGTTTTTACTTTCAAATGAACTTTCTGTTGGTGACAAAGTTTTGATTTCCGGACCGACAACTGGTGAACAAGAGATTGTTATCAATGAAATGGTTGTTGAGGGAAATTCGGTTTCAACTGCAAAAGCTGGAGACCAAATTACTTTTGAACTTCCATTTCGCGTGAGGTTGTCTGACAAATTATATAAAATCGTATAA
- a CDS encoding 5-formyltetrahydrofolate cyclo-ligase: MNLSRTKNELRTLYKAKRMALSQDEVNFLSQKLLENFILQFNPIENQKVNIFLAIEKFNEVNTQIFIDYFFENKIRVFVPKIQGEKIISVEIFPDSEFEINSWGIKEPISNIASNVELDYVLTPLLYCDSSGNRVGYGKGFYDQFFSEYQNIEKKIGLNFFTPNKIISDVYEKDVQLDALVIPDKILIF; this comes from the coding sequence ATGAATTTAAGTCGCACAAAAAACGAACTTAGAACACTTTATAAAGCAAAAAGAATGGCCTTATCGCAAGATGAGGTCAATTTTTTGTCTCAAAAACTGCTGGAAAACTTTATTTTACAATTTAATCCTATTGAAAATCAAAAGGTTAACATTTTTTTAGCAATTGAAAAGTTTAATGAAGTAAATACTCAGATTTTCATCGATTATTTTTTTGAGAATAAAATCAGAGTTTTTGTTCCGAAAATCCAAGGTGAGAAAATCATTTCTGTTGAGATTTTTCCGGATTCTGAATTTGAAATTAATAGTTGGGGAATCAAGGAACCAATTTCTAATATCGCTTCAAACGTAGAGCTGGACTATGTTCTGACACCTTTGCTTTATTGTGATTCGTCAGGAAATAGAGTAGGCTACGGAAAAGGTTTCTATGATCAGTTCTTTTCCGAATATCAAAATATTGAAAAAAAAATCGGACTTAATTTCTTTACTCCGAATAAAATTATCAGCGATGTTTATGAAAAAGATGTTCAATTAGACGCTTTGGTTATTCCAGATAAAATTTTAATTTTTTAG
- a CDS encoding RNA methyltransferase, producing MLIESLQNEKIKRLTRLLTKNQERRKAGVFIVEGQQENERALEFGNLPEEYYICENIFKGKLPTTKIHYVSEKLYEKIAYRGTTEGIIGIYKLEQRNLDEFNPKNDSAIIILESVEKPGNLGAILRSCEAFGINALIVTDPRTDFYNPNVIRSSVGCLFGMNIFQASNDETLEFLKINDYQIFTTFMSDDARNIQEKNLRSKSAVLFGTEHSGLSDFWKQKGENVLIPMAGTIDSLNLSNAAAITCYEILRQKLEK from the coding sequence ATGCTGATAGAAAGCCTTCAAAACGAAAAAATTAAAAGACTGACCAGACTTCTAACCAAAAATCAGGAAAGAAGAAAAGCCGGCGTTTTCATCGTAGAAGGTCAGCAGGAAAATGAGCGCGCTTTGGAATTTGGCAATCTGCCGGAAGAATATTACATCTGCGAAAACATCTTCAAAGGGAAATTACCAACAACAAAAATCCATTACGTTTCAGAAAAACTTTACGAAAAAATCGCTTATCGTGGAACGACAGAAGGAATTATCGGAATCTACAAATTAGAACAAAGAAACTTGGACGAGTTTAATCCGAAAAATGATTCCGCCATCATTATTCTAGAAAGTGTGGAAAAACCAGGAAATCTTGGAGCTATACTCAGAAGTTGCGAAGCTTTCGGAATCAATGCCTTAATCGTCACCGACCCAAGAACAGATTTTTACAATCCAAATGTCATCCGTTCCAGCGTTGGTTGCTTATTTGGAATGAATATCTTTCAAGCTTCGAATGATGAAACTTTGGAATTCCTAAAAATCAATGACTATCAGATTTTCACTACTTTTATGAGTGACGATGCTAGGAATATTCAGGAAAAGAATTTGAGAAGTAAATCGGCGGTTTTATTCGGAACAGAACATTCCGGCTTGAGTGACTTCTGGAAACAGAAAGGAGAAAATGTACTCATCCCAATGGCAGGCACCATCGACTCTCTGAATCTTAGCAACGCTGCGGCAATCACCTGCTACGAAATCCTAAGACAGAAATTAGAGAAATAA
- the lptB gene encoding LPS export ABC transporter ATP-binding protein produces the protein MILRGENLIKEYGPKKVVKGVSLEVQQGEIVGLLGPNGAGKTTSFYMIVGLVKPTLGNVFLDNQNITQDAMYKRAQKGIGYLAQEASVFRKLSVEDNILGVLQLTKLSKKEQQKKCDELIEEFHLEHVRKNRGDLLSGGERRRTEIARCLATSPNFILLDEPFAGVDPIAVEDIQKIVRSLVEKNIGILITDHNVQQTLAITNKTYIMFEGKILKEGIPEDLANDPEVRQAYLGENFRFEKI, from the coding sequence ATGATTTTACGAGGAGAAAATTTAATCAAAGAATACGGACCGAAAAAGGTAGTGAAAGGCGTGTCATTGGAAGTTCAGCAAGGCGAAATCGTCGGACTTTTGGGACCAAATGGTGCGGGGAAAACGACGTCGTTTTATATGATTGTTGGATTGGTGAAGCCAACTTTGGGAAACGTTTTTCTTGATAATCAAAATATTACGCAGGACGCGATGTACAAACGTGCGCAGAAAGGAATCGGCTATTTGGCGCAGGAAGCATCGGTTTTCCGGAAGTTGTCTGTGGAGGATAATATTCTGGGCGTATTGCAGTTGACGAAGCTTTCCAAAAAGGAACAGCAGAAAAAGTGCGATGAATTGATTGAGGAATTCCACCTGGAACACGTGCGTAAAAACCGTGGCGATTTGCTGTCCGGAGGTGAAAGACGTCGTACGGAAATTGCGCGTTGCTTGGCGACCAGTCCGAATTTTATTCTTTTGGATGAGCCTTTTGCGGGTGTTGACCCGATTGCGGTGGAGGATATTCAGAAGATTGTGAGGTCTCTTGTGGAGAAGAATATCGGGATTTTGATTACCGACCACAACGTTCAGCAGACTTTGGCGATTACGAACAAAACGTATATTATGTTCGAAGGGAAAATCCTGAAAGAGGGAATTCCTGAGGATTTGGCGAATGACCCGGAAGTGAGACAGGCTTATCTTGGGGAGAATTTTAGGTTTGAGAAGATATAA
- a CDS encoding DinB family protein, which translates to MNATATVLNSQQLLIHWQGHRNLTRRVIEAFPEKDLFEFSIGGMRPFSKLTLELLAIAGPALKAIVDGSENTFDEDAFQPTTKAEILAKWDEQTEVINEYFSQISAERFQETFNLFGQYEFPVYQNILYFVDNEIHHRGQGYVYLRALGIEPPFFWERER; encoded by the coding sequence ATGAATGCAACAGCTACAGTCCTCAACTCACAACAACTTTTAATCCATTGGCAAGGCCACAGAAATCTAACCAGAAGAGTCATTGAAGCTTTTCCTGAAAAAGATTTATTCGAATTTTCAATTGGCGGAATGAGACCATTTTCGAAATTGACACTTGAACTTTTGGCAATCGCCGGACCAGCTTTGAAAGCCATTGTTGACGGTTCGGAAAACACTTTCGACGAAGATGCTTTCCAGCCAACAACCAAAGCAGAAATCCTTGCAAAATGGGATGAGCAGACCGAAGTCATCAATGAATATTTCAGTCAGATTTCTGCAGAACGTTTTCAGGAGACTTTCAATTTATTTGGTCAATATGAATTTCCGGTTTATCAGAATATTCTTTATTTCGTTGATAATGAGATTCACCACCGAGGTCAAGGTTACGTTTACCTGAGAGCTTTGGGAATCGAGCCACCGTTTTTCTGGGAAAGAGAAAGATAA
- a CDS encoding linear amide C-N hydrolase, translating into MKSLLLRSFLLVTIAYSTALSACSAFLLRGKDHCVVGFNENWKTMPGMIVVNKRDVLKRNISWENLTTDNLNSKKQWNSKYGSVTFNLLGYDFPCYGVNEKGLFLVELYLEETSKVVNPKQPNMFWAQWIQYQLDNYKTVKEVVDNLNKGPNIDWWPNAPGSHFFLTDAKGNATTIALLNGKYKVLTDKEMPMPLLCNNQYKKDFDKAKKFDFLGGNEKFEYEKSGNWDDRYNRAYYMLQNYKYDGKPVDYAWNILNSIHAGEWQTVIDAKNMNLFFRSDLKKEIKKIDLTKLDFSKNSTVKYLDIHTDELGEVNQDFQPLTLSKNNEYVEKGFPIGYDNKEFGTSETFAKLKENIVKFFSNILPH; encoded by the coding sequence ATGAAGTCTTTACTTTTACGAAGTTTTCTATTGGTAACAATCGCTTATTCTACGGCACTTTCTGCGTGTTCCGCATTTCTGTTGCGGGGAAAAGACCATTGCGTGGTTGGTTTCAATGAAAACTGGAAAACGATGCCCGGAATGATTGTCGTGAACAAACGCGATGTCTTAAAAAGAAATATCAGCTGGGAAAATCTGACCACCGATAATTTGAATTCCAAAAAACAATGGAATTCGAAATATGGTTCCGTGACGTTCAATCTTTTAGGTTACGATTTCCCTTGTTATGGTGTGAATGAAAAAGGACTTTTCCTTGTGGAACTTTATCTTGAAGAAACTTCGAAAGTTGTAAATCCAAAACAACCGAATATGTTTTGGGCACAATGGATTCAATATCAATTGGATAATTACAAAACGGTAAAAGAAGTCGTTGACAATCTGAACAAAGGTCCAAACATCGATTGGTGGCCCAATGCGCCGGGAAGTCATTTTTTTCTGACCGATGCCAAAGGAAATGCAACTACGATTGCTTTGCTTAATGGAAAATACAAAGTCCTGACCGACAAAGAAATGCCAATGCCACTTTTGTGCAACAATCAGTACAAAAAGGATTTTGATAAGGCTAAAAAATTTGATTTTCTAGGTGGAAATGAGAAATTCGAGTATGAGAAAAGTGGAAATTGGGACGACCGATATAACCGCGCTTATTATATGCTTCAAAATTACAAATACGACGGAAAACCAGTGGATTACGCCTGGAATATTCTGAATTCTATCCACGCCGGCGAATGGCAAACCGTGATTGATGCTAAAAATATGAATCTCTTTTTCCGTTCGGATTTAAAGAAAGAAATCAAGAAAATCGATTTGACAAAACTGGATTTCTCCAAGAATTCTACGGTGAAATATCTGGATATTCATACCGATGAATTGGGTGAAGTGAATCAGGATTTCCAACCGTTGACATTAAGTAAGAATAACGAATACGTGGAAAAAGGGTTTCCAATTGGTTATGACAACAAAGAATTTGGAACTTCGGAAACGTTTGCAAAACTCAAGGAAAACATTGTGAAATTCTTTAGTAATATTTTACCGCATTAA
- a CDS encoding YafY family protein, whose protein sequence is MNEDHYIKKIDRITSILVQLQSKPIVRAQDLADKFEVSIRTIYRDIKTLENAGIPIFGEAGSGYSLVDGYKLPPVMFTKEEVLSFITAEKLMQNFSHESLGSHYNSAMEKVKSVLRNSEKNLVTDIENQINIYSYQPEKTDSIKNIIPTILESISEKTQLKINYESAKTEASERIIEAVGIFYEFNYWYVMAFCTMREDYRQFRVDRILKIIKTENPFHQEYGKVADYKQKSNTEKVQVKLLVEKKIMPHIMHSMKYYGWISDEETENGMLLTFETSWIDEGFPRWLITFADYAEIIEPKYLKDTMADLIQNISKKII, encoded by the coding sequence ATGAACGAAGACCATTACATAAAAAAAATAGACCGCATCACCTCGATTCTTGTGCAGTTGCAAAGTAAACCGATTGTTCGGGCGCAGGATTTGGCGGATAAATTCGAGGTGAGTATCCGGACCATTTACAGAGACATTAAAACTTTGGAAAATGCTGGAATTCCGATTTTTGGGGAAGCTGGTTCGGGTTATTCTTTGGTCGATGGTTACAAACTTCCGCCCGTGATGTTTACGAAAGAGGAAGTTCTCAGTTTCATCACGGCAGAAAAACTGATGCAGAATTTCTCGCACGAAAGTCTCGGTTCGCATTACAATTCGGCGATGGAAAAAGTGAAATCTGTCCTTCGAAATTCAGAGAAAAATCTGGTGACCGATATTGAAAATCAAATCAACATCTATTCTTATCAGCCGGAAAAGACGGATTCGATTAAAAATATTATTCCGACCATTCTGGAAAGTATTTCTGAGAAAACGCAACTGAAAATCAATTATGAAAGTGCAAAAACCGAAGCTTCGGAAAGGATAATTGAAGCGGTTGGGATTTTTTATGAATTCAATTATTGGTATGTAATGGCGTTTTGCACGATGCGAGAAGATTACAGACAATTCCGCGTTGACCGTATTTTGAAAATCATTAAAACAGAAAATCCATTCCATCAAGAATATGGAAAAGTCGCTGACTATAAGCAAAAATCAAATACTGAAAAAGTTCAGGTCAAACTTTTGGTCGAGAAGAAAATAATGCCTCACATTATGCACTCGATGAAATATTACGGCTGGATTTCCGATGAAGAAACAGAAAACGGAATGCTATTAACCTTCGAGACCAGCTGGATTGACGAGGGTTTTCCGCGCTGGTTGATTACCTTTGCGGACTATGCGGAGATTATCGAACCGAAATATCTGAAGGATACGATGGCCGATTTAATCCAAAATATTTCAAAAAAAATAATTTAA
- a CDS encoding ABC transporter ATP-binding protein, protein MIFVTLALTFIGALFAQVNPLVLKYTVDEVTKLTQLPNPMEQGIHVLTLISIILLGKELANIFIQFGQKFYGEKIRINVSSELAQEAINKILTYRIAYYNDENHESGKLQIRIDRGIESLTKLVQNFFIDILPLFSTAIIALIVMYMQNVYVGLVSTFVIPIYFYVTSRQAKKLGNVRRTLRNQREQKTSGLLNLINSIMVIKSFVREKFEGSKQYNLQMKLMESQLYTRRTSFIYDGLKTFIEQFGVVLIILLTVYLVLDQQMTIGAIMLHIMLFNNVSAPIRQLHRIYDDMNDAFIYAEGYFEILNADEETEPNGTINNIPIKGNFEIKNVDFTYPNGMKALHNVSLKIENGKTTALVGLSGAGKSTIINLLCKFYEPDSGEILLDGNNLNDFDNDYLRDDLGLVLQKNHIFKGSIEDNIRYGNLHATFDEIKEASTKAYLHEQIMDLPEAYNHDATQLSGGQQQRIAIARLFLKNPPIIFLDEPTASLDAIATEQIKNSLDAIKQGRTVVIISHSLSQILDSDMIYVMKKGAVVENGTHEELYEKDGTYREIFDASARSLNLDRLVKTYKDES, encoded by the coding sequence ATGATTTTCGTGACTTTGGCCTTGACTTTTATCGGTGCATTGTTCGCTCAGGTCAATCCTTTGGTTTTGAAATATACGGTGGACGAAGTGACGAAACTGACACAACTTCCCAATCCAATGGAACAAGGAATTCACGTTTTAACCTTAATTTCAATCATACTTTTGGGAAAAGAATTGGCGAATATTTTCATTCAATTTGGACAGAAATTTTATGGTGAAAAGATTAGAATTAATGTCAGTTCAGAACTCGCACAAGAAGCCATCAACAAAATCCTGACTTACCGAATCGCCTATTACAACGACGAAAATCACGAATCGGGAAAACTTCAAATCCGAATCGACAGAGGAATTGAAAGCCTCACAAAACTCGTCCAAAATTTTTTCATCGATATTCTTCCGCTTTTTTCAACGGCGATTATTGCGCTGATTGTGATGTATATGCAGAATGTTTACGTCGGTTTGGTCTCAACTTTTGTGATTCCGATTTATTTTTATGTCACATCAAGACAAGCTAAAAAATTAGGAAATGTAAGAAGAACACTCAGAAATCAACGTGAGCAGAAAACATCCGGACTTTTGAATTTGATTAATTCGATAATGGTCATCAAGAGTTTTGTCCGTGAAAAATTTGAAGGAAGCAAACAATACAATCTTCAGATGAAGCTGATGGAAAGCCAACTTTACACTCGACGAACCAGTTTTATCTATGACGGTTTGAAGACTTTTATCGAGCAATTCGGCGTCGTTTTAATTATCCTTTTGACGGTTTATCTTGTGCTGGACCAACAGATGACGATTGGTGCGATTATGCTTCACATTATGCTGTTCAACAACGTTTCTGCGCCGATTCGCCAGCTTCACAGGATTTATGATGATATGAATGACGCCTTCATTTATGCCGAAGGATATTTTGAAATTTTAAATGCCGACGAGGAAACCGAACCAAACGGAACCATCAACAATATCCCCATCAAAGGAAATTTCGAAATCAAAAATGTGGATTTCACTTATCCAAACGGAATGAAAGCGCTTCACAACGTTTCGCTGAAAATCGAAAATGGAAAAACGACTGCTTTGGTTGGATTAAGTGGCGCAGGAAAATCGACAATCATCAACTTGCTTTGTAAATTCTACGAACCAGATTCCGGCGAAATCCTTTTGGATGGCAATAATCTGAATGATTTTGATAATGATTATCTGCGTGACGACCTTGGTTTGGTTCTTCAGAAAAATCATATTTTCAAAGGAAGTATCGAGGATAATATCCGCTACGGAAATCTTCACGCCACGTTTGACGAAATAAAAGAAGCATCAACAAAAGCTTATCTCCACGAGCAGATTATGGATTTGCCGGAAGCTTACAACCACGACGCGACGCAACTTTCCGGCGGTCAACAACAAAGAATTGCCATCGCCAGACTGTTCCTGAAAAATCCACCCATTATTTTTCTTGATGAACCAACCGCGAGTCTGGACGCCATCGCAACGGAACAAATTAAAAATTCTCTTGACGCCATAAAACAAGGACGAACGGTTGTGATAATTTCACATTCGTTGTCGCAGATTTTGGATTCGGATATGATTTATGTGATGAAAAAAGGCGCAGTTGTGGAAAACGGAACGCACGAAGAATTGTATGAAAAAGACGGAACTTATCGAGAAATCTTTGATGCATCTGCCAGAAGTCTGAATCTTGATAGATTGGTGAAAACTTACAAAGATGAAAGTTAG